The following is a genomic window from Calypte anna isolate BGI_N300 chromosome 7, bCalAnn1_v1.p, whole genome shotgun sequence.
GCAGCAGGGTTGGCAGGTGTGTGGAAAGAGATCAGTGTGCTAGGACTGGCACCAGGCTGTAAGGACATTGTAGCCAGTGCCTGTGCCGAGGCTCACCGGGGTCAGAGGAGCGCAGGATGATGTCTGGTTtccacagcagccaggcaggcaggCCACCCTGGAGAAACACCCACAGccaaaagaaaggcagagaaactgGTCAGCAGCCTAGGCTGGCACATGGCCAAAGCTAGGCCAGGGCAATGCTAATTCTCAGCTTCTACCCCATGGAGCAGCAGCCCGGGCATGGCTAGCATGGCACCAGGATCATCATGCCAGCCAGAAGGTCCAACCCTGCTGTATCCTTCTCAGGCCACCATGACCTCTGTCCCAGGTCTGGGTGCTGGGGCTCACCATCTCCCACTCTGCACAGATGTAGGGTCCCGGCCGCAGGATCACCAGAAGCCCCAGCTCAGCTGTCAGGTCCAAGAAGGCTTCCACATCCCGGTCCCCAGCAAAATCATAAACACCTGGCAGTGGCTCATGGTAGTTCCAGGGGATGTAGCTGGGGTGAGAGGGGAGATCAGCATCTTACGGGCTAAAGGCACTCTGGCATGATAGGAAACCATCCCACAGGCTGGTCCCCCTGCTCTTGGGAACTAGCCTCCAGCCTGGGATGAAGATGGCAACTGGGATTGGACTGGGACCAGCCCAAGCTTATATTTGTGCCTGGCAGGGGTGTCCTGGGGGTTACAGTCAGCCCAGTGCAAGAGCTGGTCCCCCCTCCCTGTGATCACACAACACCCCTGCCTTTGTCCCTATTCCAGGTACCCCAGAGACCCTGAGGGGCTGTGGTGGCATGGCCTGTGCACCCAGGGCTGCCCCTGCATCGCTTACACCTGCACAGCACTGAGCCCACTCATGTACATCTTCAGGAGCCGGTCCCTCCAGGCGGGGCGTGGGACGCGGGCATAGTGGATGCTGCCCGAGATGTAGCGGAAAGGGGCACCATCCTTGCGGAAGCAATCCTTCTCATAATCCAGCTGGAAGGAGCGTGCTGGCGGGGAGGCCTGCAGGAGTGGGACAACACTGGGGGGCTGCAGACTGTCCCCAAGCCCATCTGCCCCCTCCCACAGTCCCTGGAGGGGACCCTTTCTCGGTGCAGGGACGAGACGGGTATCACATTTtcccaggagaggaggaaggataAGCAGGGCAGCCATTTGCAGTGCCTGATGGGTCCCCTCCCTGCCGCTAATTAAAAACCCTGCGGCTGAGCTGGCGGCATCATTCTGGGGGACGGGAGCTGCAGGGGAGGAGtgctgggagggcaggcagggatcTGGGAGCGTAAGTGGGACACTGGGGCGGGCCACGGGCTGCTGCAGAAGGGAGCCATGGCAAGAAGAGCAGGGAcacaggggaggaaaagaggaagacaCGGCAGACCCCGGAGCCGTCCCACCGGAAGCGCCGCGCGCTTGTCTCAACCTTTCCACCCGTGTTTGCTAACCTGCGTGAGCAGGACCCCCGCTACCAGCAGCAGGGCCAGAGCTGGCAGCCCCATCCTCGCCGGGCGCTCCGCAGGTCCGCGGTAGGGAACGAACTGGAACGTggacaccaccaccaccaccatcacatGATCCTTCTCGGCCAGCACAGGCCGAGGTCCTACGTGCgggcagctgagcagcacagctgtggGGGACCATGGGATAAGGGGACGGGCTGCTCTGCCCCACCCGTGCCTGTGTCAGCCCCCACTTCCCGCCTCATGGCCCACCCAGCACGGGCTGCAAGCAGCGCCCCACCCCCTGAGCCAACTCCAGCCAGTGGACACATCCCCAGTGCCCCCGGGCACCCCGGTTGGTTTCACACGTGGAGAGAAACCTCATAGAAGTATCACCACCAGACAAAACGTCTTCGAAGAATCCGAGCCCACTTGTTTCATCAGAGGGGTGGTGATGGGACACCCCGGTTATTACTCCGGGAGGGGGGGGCTGGtgctctggtgctgctgtcTGAAAGAATGGACAACGTACCCGGAACGAGTGCTAGAGCTGGTGACAGAGGGGGTGATGCCCTCAGGGACGAGCCCTGCTGGGGTGGCCTCgccagctctgtcccctgcccaggCTCGGGGCTCGGGTCACCGGGGAGCGGCGGGGCTGCGGGATGCCACTACCGCTACCACCGCCACTGCTCGCAGCAGGGGACGGGGGGATGCCACCGCACTCCGCCCCGGACACAATGCGGGGCAGGATCGCCACTTCCTCACTCCGCTCCTCCCATCCACTCGCTCCAGAGGAGCCAAACCCCCGGGGCGGCACCGGGAAGGCTGCAGCGCCCCGCCCAGGGGGTGACGCATCGGGTGACGCAATGGGTGACGCGCGGCGGCGGGCTATGACGTAGGCGGGCGATGGGGCAGGCGCTGTGCCTCTGCTCCCGCGGCACCGTCAGCCTGGGGGGCGTGCGGTACCTCCTGCTGCACCGCCTGGCAGAGGGGTGCGCACAGCGGGGGGCAGGGGGCTCGGGAGGGGGTTCCGCGGGCACGGGCTGCTGCTTCGGTGTAGGGGGTGCTCGGCACGGGGGGTGCTTGGGCATGGGGCGGGGATGCTTGGGCCTGGTGGGTGCTCGGGTATATGGGGTGCTTGGGCATAGGGGTGTGGTCGTGTCCGCTGGAGATGCTCGGGCTTTGGGGACATGGATGGAAGTGTTTGTGCGTaggggttttgctttttgggcACAGGATAATACTCGGGATGATGCTCGGACTTGGGGTGATGCTCTGGTATAGGGGATGTTCGAGCATGAGTAGGATATTTGTGCATGGGGGTGATGCTTAGCCATGGATGGGTGCTAGTGGCATGCTTGGGTGTAGTGGAGAGATGCTTGAGCATATAGGGAGGAGATGAGCATGCTTGCTGGCAGAGGTCAGGCAAACACAGGAGTGGGTGCTTGAATCCACAGGAATAAGGATGATTGGGCCGGTGGGGTTATCCATGCAGAGAGGAGATGCTTTGGGTGCCTGGCAGGTACCCTCAAGGTGGGAGGAACATGTATGGCTGGGAGGTTACCATGGAGGCTGGTGCAGACACCTGCTTACAGCTGAGGCTGGCCACAGGGTCCTGATTTGGACACCCAGCCCATGCCGCACTTGGATCCTTGCAGGGGCTTCAGCTACGTGGACCTGGtggaggggctgagggatggGCGCTTCTATGCCCTGAAACGCATCCTGTGCCATGACAAGGAGGACCGCCAGGCTGCCCTGCATGAGGTGGAGATGCACGGTCTCTTTGACCACCCAAACATCCTACGCCTGGTGGCCCACTGCATGGTGGAGAAGGGCACCAAACATGAAGCCTGGCTTCTCCTGCCCTATGTGAAGGTGAGAGGGAACTCCCCTGGATGCCCCCACCCCCTTGCTGACAGGAGAGGCAGCGGTGACCAGCTGCTTGCATTTGCTAGGGGGGGACCCTCTGGAGTGAGGTGCAAGCACTGCGAGAGAAAGGGACCTTCATGTCAGAGCAGCGGATCCTTCTCATCCTCCATGGCATCTGCCGTGGGTTGCAGGCTATACACAGCAAGGGCTACGCACACAGGTGGGTGTCCAGCAGGCCTGGCTGCAGGGGCAGGCAAGGGGCCCAGCAGATGTTTAGTCATTCCCATCCCCACAGGGATCTCAAGCCCACCAATGTACTGCTGGATGAGGATGACCGGCCCATGCTGATGGACTTGGCTCCATGAACAAAGCTCACATAGAAGTTAACAGCTCTCGGAAGGCCATGGCCGTGCAGGTGGGTGCCCTGAGACATCACCTCACTATCCCATCCCTACCTCAAGCCCTTTATCTCCACCCTCACCCTCCTCTCTGCAGGACTGGGCTGCCCAGCGCTGCACAATCTCCTACCGTGCCCCAGAGCTCTTCACGGTGCCGAGCCAGTGTGTCATAGACGAGCGCACAGACATCTGGGTAAGGACCTACCCCCCCTGCCCTTGTCCCTCACCATGGGGCTGCCCTGACCCCATCACACTCTAGTCCTTAGGCTGTGTGCTCTACTGCATGATGTTTGGGGAAGGTCCCTACGATGCCATCTTCCAGAAGGGTGACAGCGTGGCTCTGGCAGTGCAGAACCCCATTGTGGTGCCTcccacagccaggtgagggGCTGAGGAGGGAAACCCggctcccaggcagctgcctgcactgcaCACAGGGACACTGGGCAGATGCCCCTCACCATCTTTCCTCCAGGTACTCggctgccctgcagagctgctctcctccATGATGACACTGAACCCCCAGGAGCGACCCAGCATAGATGACATCCTCCACCAGCTGGAGGGCTGCAGCCGACACCAGCAGGCCAGGACACCACACAGATCTGAGCCCATCCCACCCTGCAGAAGTGATGGGCCCCCAAAGCTGagccagaggaaaagcagccaacctcatccctgctgccccacGGAGCCCTTGTAGAGGGGGGATTGCTGCATGggggagagctgctgctctgtgctggaggTGTGTTGAATTTGGAGTGGtctctgctctgggtgctgctgcctgggacTTGTTCTGTGCCCCAGGGCTGTGGATGTGTGATTTGCTGCTGAACACAGGTCCCTCTCTGGTCACTGCCTCCCCGGGGGTTGcagagggcagccacagccctgcagctctgcaccccaGAAGGGTTGCTCTGAGCTGCGATCCAGGTCTGGGTCCTGGTGTGGTGCTGGAGTGAGGCAGGAGGGGTAGACCCAGACCTGCTCCACTGCTTCTTCTTGGCACTGATGTTGCCTTGTTGGAGTAAAAGATGTTCTTGTGGAGGTGTGGAcatgtccctgcctgtgggAAGGGGGTCCCACCAGGGCACAGAGGGGACAGGACATGCTATCTGGGTCATGCAGGCAAGCACTGCTGGAAGGGAGGGGCAGCAGAGGGCAGCCTCGGTGGGCAGGTCGGCCACAGCAGTTAGCAGTAAGCAGGGAAAGTTAATCCCTGGCCCCCACGTGCTCCTGCTGGGAGTTATACAACTGCAACTGGAGACAGGCACCGCTGTTGGGAGCCTCTGGGGCTGAGCATTGTGAGAAggggctcagcacagcccaggcaggtggtggcaggggaacaaagcagagctgctcagctgcgTAAGGAGAGGGTGGTGGGTGCCCAGGCTGTGGAGCTGACAGAGCTTAGGGGGAGGGACAGCAGCCCTGTTCCAGAGGGGATGAGCAGAGCCAGGGTACAACCATCCTTGGCTGGAGAGGCTCACGTGGCAGTTGGACAGCCCATGGAGGCGGGGTAAAAAAGATGCAGACCAGCAGTTTCACAGGGATCATTCCCCTCCTTTAATCCTCTCACCACAACACAGCAGTAAAGCAGCAAAGGGGTTTTATGCCATGCTGGATGCCCTTGTGGGGTGCACCTGCTGCACCACAGAGCTGGGCCTGCTCCTTGCCCTGTGCTGTGGCCACAGGGACAGGGGTGCCAGGCTGCTCCTACTCCTTCAACCACACTCCTTCCAGATGAGGCTACCCACCCTCACCCTGCACATGGGGAGAAGTCCCAATAGCTGCAGATCTTTCACTGCTTGGGCTAAGTCTGCTGCCCTGGGCTCCAGGGTACAATGTGGGGGCATATACCATGGGACTATAAACCACCTGAAGAAGAGATAACCACCTCTGGATAGAGCAGCAAGAGGGGTGGGCTGTGTGCCATGGGGCTCTTACCTATTTGGGGAGAAAGCTGGAACAAAGCACTGGGAGGAAGCatagcagcaccagcagcagagctgaagcacTCACCACACACCTGACCTGGCAAGAAACCAACACAGCACAGGTGGGGGGGGGGCGGGTACTGGGAGACACTGAGGCTCTGAAATGGTTTATTGCAGAGGGTCCCTGCAGGTAATGCGGGGGAAGGAGCACGGTCCTCTTTGGCCAGGGCTTCTCTACTCCTCGCCCTCCTCTTCATCCTCGTAGGAGTCCAGGCCCACTTCCCTCATAATCCTTCTCCAGAGCAGCCATGTCTTCTCGTGCCTCAGAGAACTCCCCTTCCTCCATGCCCTCACCCACGTACCAGTGCACGAAGGCTCGCTTGGCGTACATCAGGTCAAATTTGTGGTCAAGGCGGGCCCAGGCCTCAGCGATGGCTGTGGTGTTGCTCAGCATGCAGACAGCACGCTGCACCTTGGCCAGGTCCCCCCCTGGTACCACTGTGGGTGGCTGGTAGTTGATGCCCACCTTGAAGCCCGTGGGGCACCAGTCCACAACTGGATGCTGCGCTTGGTTTTGATGGTAGCGATGGCAGCATTGACATCCTTGGGCACCACATCCCCACGGTACAGCAGGCAGCAGGCCATGTACTTGCCATGGCGAGGGTCACACTTCACCATCTGGTTGGCTGGCTCAAAGCAGGAGTTGGT
Proteins encoded in this region:
- the STK16 gene encoding LOW QUALITY PROTEIN: serine/threonine-protein kinase 16 (The sequence of the model RefSeq protein was modified relative to this genomic sequence to represent the inferred CDS: inserted 3 bases in 3 codons) → MGQALCLCSRGTVSLGGVRYLLLHRLAEGGFSYVDLVEGLRDGRFYALKRILCHDKEDRQAALHEVEMHGLFDHPNILRLVAHCMVEKGTKHEAWLLLPYVKGGTLWSEVQALREKGTFMSEQRILLILHGICRGLQAIHSKGYAHRDLKPTNVLLDEDDRPMLMDXGSMNKAHIEVNSSRKAMAVQDWAAQRCTISYRAPELFTVPSQCVIDERTDIWSLGCVLYCMMFGEGPYDAIFQKGDSVALAVQNPIVVPPTARYSAALXELLSSMMTLNPQERPSIDDILHQLEXLQPTPAGQDTTQI